The genomic region GAGTCGGGCGAATTTAAGTGAAGCGGATTTATCCCGGGCGCGTTTGGAAGAAGCGAATTTGACGATCGCCATTTTGACCCGGGCGACCCTGGAATCGGTCAACCTCACCAATGCAGTTCTCAACGGGGTCAATCTTTCTCAAGCCAATCTTAAAGGTTCGGATCTCAGTCGCGCTACGATGAGTAGCTCGAACCTGGCGGATGCCGATCTGAGTAATACCCAATTGCGCGGCACGAATATCAGTTGGACGACCCTGCGCGGAGTGAGTTTGCGCGGGGCGAGTTTGTATCGCGCCAATCTCGGCTGGTCGAATTTGAGTGGAGCCGATCTGAGTGAAGCGATCTTGATGGATACCAATTTATATCGAGCTAATTTGCGCGATGCGATTTTAACCGGGGCGGTGATGCCGGACGGAATGCCCTATCAGTAAGGAATTGGGAGTGGGGAATCTGGATTTCGGTTACCGATGTCCCGCTCCCCAATTCCCGCTTTATCAAGACTCGCG from Oxynema aestuarii AP17 harbors:
- a CDS encoding pentapeptide repeat-containing protein, with the translated sequence MDANELRERYGRGERDFREIKLIGANLEGINLCEVNLRSADLRQANLVGAKLTGANLREANLSSASLTGADLREANLISANLMKANLDEANLTQANMSRAILERATMQRAKMIEAIVSETRLSWAKLVEANLSQANMSRANLSEADLSRARLEEANLTIAILTRATLESVNLTNAVLNGVNLSQANLKGSDLSRATMSSSNLADADLSNTQLRGTNISWTTLRGVSLRGASLYRANLGWSNLSGADLSEAILMDTNLYRANLRDAILTGAVMPDGMPYQ